The Vibrio tubiashii ATCC 19109 genome has a segment encoding these proteins:
- the tyrS gene encoding tyrosine--tRNA ligase has product MASIEAALAEIKRGVEELIPEEELIAKLKEGRPLRIKLGADPTAPDIHLGHTVIFNKLRAFQELGHDVTFLIGDFTAMVGDPTGKNNTRPPLSREDVLRNAETYKEQVFKILDPAKTKIQFNSEWLSELGAEGMIRLAANQTVARMLERDDFKKRYAGGQPIAIHEFMYPLLQGYDSVAMETDVELGGTDQKFNLLMGRELQKSNGQKPQVVLMMPLLVGLDGEKKMSKSANNYIGISEAPSEMFGKIMSISDDLMWNYYDLLSFRPLDEVAQLKADVEAGQNPRDVKVALAKEIIARFHSQADADAAEQEFVNRFAKNQIPDEMPEFDFDAGLPVSNILKEAGLCASTSEAMRMVKQGAAKIDGEKVADSKFAPEAGTYVFQVGKRKFARITIQ; this is encoded by the coding sequence ATGGCGAGCATTGAAGCTGCACTAGCCGAGATTAAGCGCGGTGTTGAAGAACTGATTCCAGAAGAAGAACTGATTGCTAAGTTGAAAGAGGGTCGTCCTCTTCGTATTAAGTTAGGTGCCGATCCAACTGCACCGGATATTCACCTTGGTCATACAGTGATTTTCAACAAGCTGCGTGCATTTCAGGAGCTAGGCCACGACGTTACCTTCCTTATCGGTGATTTTACTGCCATGGTTGGTGACCCTACGGGTAAGAACAACACTCGTCCGCCACTAAGTCGTGAAGATGTACTGCGCAACGCTGAAACCTACAAAGAGCAGGTATTTAAGATTCTAGATCCAGCTAAGACGAAAATTCAGTTTAACTCTGAGTGGTTGTCTGAGCTGGGTGCTGAGGGCATGATTCGCCTTGCTGCTAACCAAACCGTAGCACGTATGCTAGAGCGTGATGACTTTAAAAAGCGCTATGCAGGCGGTCAGCCTATCGCTATTCATGAGTTCATGTACCCACTACTACAAGGTTATGATTCAGTCGCGATGGAAACTGACGTTGAGCTAGGTGGTACTGACCAGAAGTTCAACCTACTGATGGGACGCGAACTGCAAAAATCGAACGGTCAGAAGCCACAGGTTGTACTAATGATGCCACTTCTTGTTGGCCTAGACGGCGAGAAGAAGATGTCTAAGTCGGCCAACAACTACATTGGTATCAGTGAAGCGCCAAGCGAAATGTTTGGTAAGATCATGTCGATCTCTGATGACCTAATGTGGAACTACTACGACTTGCTGTCGTTCCGTCCACTTGACGAAGTTGCTCAACTAAAAGCTGACGTTGAAGCAGGTCAGAACCCACGTGATGTAAAAGTGGCTCTAGCGAAAGAGATCATTGCACGCTTCCACTCTCAGGCAGATGCTGACGCAGCGGAGCAAGAGTTCGTAAACCGTTTTGCTAAGAACCAAATTCCTGATGAAATGCCAGAGTTTGATTTTGATGCAGGTCTACCGGTAAGCAATATTCTTAAAGAAGCGGGTCTATGTGCCTCTACTTCTGAAGCAATGCGTATGGTTAAGCAAGGTGCAGCTAAGATTGATGGCGAGAAGGTAGCAGACTCTAAGTTTGCTCCTGAAGCAGGGACTTACGTATTCCAAGTTGGTAAGCGTAAGTTTGCTCGTATCACGATTCAATAA
- a CDS encoding peptidoglycan DD-metalloendopeptidase family protein produces the protein MLSLFARLPWIHRALIALFSAFIVIALFLPAPKDLRQEESNYQVGKAYPLAIDLELLALQESAPKLAVLRWEKHTIGSGDSMALLFQRAGLSSRLLYQLTSTNKDIERQLTRVRPGDSFQLGFDADNQLIQLKRVISPYETFLVTKSEGGYTSTIDKKQVHYQYNYAEADITSNFWNAGVNAGLTPNQIMELAGIFGWDIDFALDIRGGDNFKILYQEKVVEGEVVGRGKIIAAIFKNQGDTFKAILDDKTGNYYDENGRAMKKAFLRSPLDFRRVSSNFNPTRRHPVTGKVRAHRGTDYAAPVGTPIWAAGDGTVLKSSYNQFNGNYVFIKHSNTYITKYLHLQRRKVKTGQRVKQGQTIGTLGGTGRVTGPHLHYEFLVNGVHKNPRTVKLPQSKSLTGKAKTTYIANAKLRLEKLERYGELLATP, from the coding sequence ATGTTGTCTCTTTTCGCTCGATTGCCATGGATTCACCGAGCCCTTATCGCCTTATTTAGCGCTTTTATCGTCATTGCTTTGTTTCTGCCAGCGCCGAAAGATCTCCGTCAAGAGGAGAGCAACTATCAAGTAGGTAAAGCCTACCCGCTAGCCATTGATCTTGAATTGCTCGCTTTGCAAGAGTCAGCACCAAAACTTGCAGTGCTGCGATGGGAAAAACATACCATAGGCTCTGGCGACAGCATGGCACTACTTTTTCAACGTGCTGGGCTTTCTTCTCGCCTGCTGTATCAACTGACTTCAACTAATAAAGATATTGAAAGGCAGTTAACCCGAGTTCGACCGGGTGATTCATTCCAGCTAGGCTTCGATGCTGACAACCAACTGATTCAACTAAAACGCGTCATTAGCCCTTATGAGACCTTTCTTGTCACCAAATCAGAGGGTGGCTATACCTCAACGATTGATAAAAAACAGGTCCACTATCAGTACAACTATGCTGAGGCAGATATCACTTCAAACTTCTGGAACGCGGGCGTCAATGCTGGTCTAACACCAAACCAGATCATGGAACTAGCGGGCATTTTTGGCTGGGATATCGACTTTGCTTTGGATATTCGTGGCGGGGATAACTTTAAGATTCTTTATCAAGAGAAAGTCGTTGAGGGTGAAGTTGTCGGCCGAGGTAAAATCATTGCTGCCATCTTCAAAAACCAAGGTGATACCTTTAAAGCGATTCTCGACGACAAAACGGGTAATTACTACGACGAAAATGGTCGTGCAATGAAGAAAGCCTTCTTGCGCTCTCCGCTCGATTTCCGTCGCGTTAGTTCAAACTTTAACCCAACTCGTCGCCATCCAGTAACAGGGAAAGTCCGCGCACACCGCGGCACTGACTATGCTGCACCAGTTGGCACACCGATATGGGCTGCTGGTGACGGTACGGTTCTAAAATCGAGTTACAACCAGTTCAATGGTAACTATGTGTTTATCAAACATAGCAATACCTATATTACTAAGTACCTCCACTTACAGCGTCGTAAAGTCAAAACAGGGCAACGTGTAAAACAAGGGCAAACAATAGGTACGCTAGGTGGAACAGGACGCGTCACTGGCCCTCACCTACACTATGAATTCTTAGTAAACGGGGTACATAAAAACCCAAGAACGGTTAAGCTACCACAATCTAAATCTCTGACAGGCAAAGCCAAAACCACGTATATTGCCAACGCAAAATTAAGGCTAGAGAAGTTAGAGCGTTACGGAGAGTTGCTCGCGACTCCATAA
- a CDS encoding efflux RND transporter periplasmic adaptor subunit yields the protein MASISPLRFIATRPYLVSLFLVTVLTLWLGVGMLNAEDSTPQHNEQEIPLAKVAFTSFVANPTHRSIDLYGRTAPNKQAKLGAEIAGKITQLKVSKGDNVKQGQVIALIDKGDLEIQLERAQAMLKVKEKEFKAAKSLQSKGLQGEVAFTNAQAGLVEAKAMVSNAKIALRNTSVTAPFTGIVDHLFIEKGDFVGVGDPVASLLDLSMIVIEADVSERHIQDLVLGQQAQVRFINGQQAQGEVRYISRVSSDSTNTFPIEIELPNPKQRIPAGISTEVTLNLQDQLAIKVTPAMLALDDDGNLGVKTLVADRIKFVPINLVKAEQDGVWLTGLGESVDIVTTGQGFVRDGDQVIAVEQQE from the coding sequence ATGGCTAGTATCTCTCCGTTGCGTTTTATCGCGACCAGACCTTATCTTGTATCTCTTTTTTTAGTCACTGTACTTACGCTCTGGCTTGGCGTCGGTATGTTAAATGCTGAAGACTCCACCCCACAACATAACGAACAGGAGATCCCTTTAGCTAAGGTGGCTTTCACTTCGTTTGTCGCCAACCCTACCCATAGGAGCATCGATCTCTATGGACGGACTGCTCCCAATAAGCAAGCAAAACTAGGCGCTGAGATTGCAGGTAAAATTACCCAGCTTAAAGTTTCCAAAGGGGACAATGTTAAGCAAGGACAAGTGATTGCGCTGATTGATAAAGGCGATCTTGAGATTCAACTAGAGCGCGCACAAGCCATGCTTAAGGTAAAAGAGAAAGAGTTTAAAGCGGCCAAGTCGCTGCAAAGTAAAGGCTTGCAGGGTGAGGTCGCCTTCACCAACGCTCAGGCGGGTTTGGTTGAAGCTAAAGCTATGGTAAGCAATGCCAAAATTGCTTTGCGTAACACCTCTGTGACAGCGCCGTTTACTGGCATTGTCGATCATCTGTTTATTGAGAAAGGGGACTTTGTCGGTGTAGGCGATCCTGTCGCGAGCTTACTTGACTTGAGTATGATTGTGATTGAAGCCGATGTCAGCGAGCGACATATTCAAGACTTAGTGCTCGGCCAACAAGCGCAAGTTCGTTTTATTAATGGTCAACAGGCACAAGGCGAAGTTCGTTACATCTCGCGCGTTTCCTCTGATTCGACCAACACCTTTCCGATAGAAATCGAGCTGCCTAACCCTAAGCAGAGAATCCCTGCTGGTATCAGTACTGAAGTGACTCTGAACTTGCAAGATCAACTCGCTATCAAGGTGACGCCAGCCATGCTCGCTCTAGATGATGACGGTAATCTTGGGGTTAAAACTCTAGTCGCAGATCGTATTAAGTTTGTTCCTATTAACCTAGTTAAAGCTGAACAAGATGGCGTGTGGCTGACAGGATTGGGCGAGAGCGTTGATATCGTCACTACCGGGCAGGGCTTTGTTCGCGATGGCGATCAAGTCATCGCTGTAGAGCAGCAAGAATAG
- the erpA gene encoding iron-sulfur cluster insertion protein ErpA, which yields MSEVNIPLTFSDAAAQRVGALIAEEENPNLKLRVYITGGGCSGFQYGFTFDESVNEGDTTIVNSGVTLVVDPMSLQYLVGGQVDYTEGLEGSRFFVNNPNATTTCGCGASFSV from the coding sequence GTGAGCGAAGTAAATATCCCATTAACATTTTCAGATGCAGCGGCTCAGCGAGTAGGCGCTTTAATTGCTGAAGAAGAGAACCCAAACCTGAAGCTACGTGTATACATCACGGGCGGCGGCTGTAGCGGCTTCCAATACGGGTTTACGTTTGACGAAAGCGTCAATGAAGGTGATACCACGATTGTAAACAGTGGCGTGACTTTAGTCGTTGACCCTATGAGCCTCCAGTACCTAGTGGGTGGACAAGTCGATTACACTGAAGGCCTTGAAGGCTCACGCTTCTTCGTTAACAACCCGAATGCGACCACTACCTGTGGCTGTGGTGCATCTTTTAGTGTTTAA
- a CDS encoding efflux RND transporter permease subunit: MFALIDAALSRTRTMMVLLVFILLAGAATYVTIPKESSPDITIPIIYVSVGHQGISPSDSERLLVRPIEQELRSIEGVKEMTSTASEGHASVMLEFSVGVDLNKAMADVREAVDLAKPKLPSDSDEPTVNEVTLASEEPALSIVLYGTVPERTIVQIARQLRDKLESYRQILEVDIAGDREDIVEIVVDPLLMESYGLDQADIYNLIALNNKVVAAGFVDTGYGRFSVKVPSVFDSLKDVLELPVKVDGKQVITFGDVATVRRAFRDPESYARLDGKSAVVLDVKKRAGENIIETVALIKTVLEEAQKRPEWPNNLLVKYTWDQSKDVKMMLNDLQNNILSAIILVVIVIIAILGVRTAFLVGVSIPGSFLTGLLVLSVFGLTVNIVVLFSLIMAVGMLVDGAIVVTEFADRRMQEGTPRREAYRDAAKRMAWPITASTATTLAAFAPLLFWPDVTGEFMKYLPLTLIATLTASLAMALLLVPVLGSLIGRPQHVTKAQREKMVALHDGDFSKATGITKLYFHTLDIAIRHPLKILLSAILLAIAVGFTYAKAGLGAEFFPEVDPPFFTVKVRSYGDLSLDEKDVIMRDIEAVMLGHDEFESVYTKTGGDDEIGQIQITPVDWQYRRKVKEIIEELKQQTDQYAGVEIEYKFPDAGPPVEHDLVIEMSARIPDQLDGAAKLVRQWADNYPAFTNLSDTSSKEGIDWQIDIRRDDASRFAADATLVGNTVQFVTNGLKIGDYLPDDATEEVDILVRYPEEKRDIGRFDQLRVKTAAGLVPITNFANIVPEQKQDTIRRIDGHRVINIMADMKEGYNLALELPKINEAVSKLDLPSSVEFKIRGQNEEQENSSAFLQNAFLVALVVMALILITQFNSFYQAFLILSAVLFSTVGVFVGLLVFQKPFGIIMSGIGVIALAGIVVNNNIVLIDTYNQLLKRGLDKREAILRTGVQRLRPVLLTTVTTILGLLPMVLEMNIDLINQKIEFGAPSTQWWSQLATAVAGGLAFATVLTLVLTPCLLMLGRVHKVEEQANQVIEAE, translated from the coding sequence ATGTTTGCATTGATTGATGCGGCGCTTTCTCGCACGCGCACCATGATGGTGTTGTTGGTGTTTATTCTTCTTGCTGGCGCTGCGACATACGTGACGATTCCCAAAGAGTCGAGTCCAGATATCACCATCCCTATTATCTATGTATCGGTTGGGCACCAAGGTATTTCGCCATCAGACTCAGAAAGGCTGCTAGTACGCCCAATCGAGCAAGAGTTAAGATCGATTGAAGGGGTTAAAGAGATGACCTCTACCGCATCGGAGGGGCATGCCTCTGTGATGCTGGAATTTAGTGTCGGTGTCGATCTCAACAAAGCGATGGCAGATGTGCGTGAAGCCGTTGACCTCGCTAAGCCTAAGTTACCTAGCGATAGTGATGAACCGACTGTTAATGAAGTGACTTTGGCATCAGAAGAGCCTGCTTTATCTATCGTGCTATATGGTACGGTGCCAGAGCGCACTATTGTTCAGATTGCGCGCCAACTAAGAGATAAGCTTGAAAGCTATCGTCAGATCCTTGAAGTGGATATTGCTGGTGATCGCGAAGATATTGTCGAGATCGTGGTTGATCCGCTTTTAATGGAAAGCTACGGGCTCGATCAAGCAGATATCTACAATCTGATTGCCTTGAACAACAAAGTGGTTGCGGCAGGCTTTGTTGATACCGGTTATGGGCGTTTCTCAGTGAAAGTGCCATCAGTGTTTGATTCCTTGAAAGACGTGCTTGAACTGCCTGTCAAGGTAGACGGTAAGCAAGTAATCACTTTTGGTGATGTCGCGACCGTACGTCGAGCTTTCCGAGATCCAGAGAGCTACGCGAGACTCGATGGTAAATCTGCAGTTGTACTTGATGTTAAAAAGCGTGCGGGCGAAAACATCATCGAAACCGTTGCGTTAATAAAAACGGTTTTAGAAGAGGCGCAAAAACGTCCTGAATGGCCAAATAACCTATTAGTTAAGTACACTTGGGATCAATCCAAAGACGTTAAGATGATGCTTAACGATCTGCAAAATAACATTCTGTCGGCAATCATTTTGGTTGTTATCGTCATCATCGCGATTTTAGGCGTTCGAACCGCTTTCTTGGTTGGTGTGTCTATACCAGGCTCTTTTCTGACTGGGCTTTTAGTTCTGTCTGTATTTGGTTTAACTGTCAACATCGTGGTGTTGTTCTCGCTGATTATGGCTGTAGGCATGTTGGTAGACGGCGCAATTGTGGTGACTGAGTTTGCCGACAGGCGCATGCAAGAGGGGACGCCACGTCGAGAGGCGTATCGAGATGCGGCGAAACGTATGGCGTGGCCAATTACTGCGTCAACGGCGACGACTTTAGCGGCATTTGCACCATTGCTTTTCTGGCCAGATGTGACTGGTGAGTTCATGAAGTACTTGCCGCTTACCTTGATCGCAACTTTAACCGCATCACTGGCAATGGCGTTATTGCTCGTCCCTGTACTAGGGAGCTTAATCGGTCGACCGCAACACGTAACTAAAGCGCAGCGTGAAAAAATGGTCGCCTTGCATGACGGTGATTTCTCTAAAGCGACCGGTATCACTAAGCTCTATTTTCATACCTTAGATATCGCGATTCGCCATCCACTGAAGATCTTGTTGAGTGCAATTCTGTTAGCTATTGCGGTGGGCTTTACCTACGCCAAAGCGGGCTTGGGCGCTGAGTTTTTCCCTGAAGTTGATCCCCCTTTCTTTACCGTTAAAGTGCGCTCTTATGGCGATCTCTCCCTTGATGAGAAAGACGTTATCATGCGTGATATTGAGGCGGTGATGCTTGGGCATGATGAGTTCGAAAGCGTCTACACCAAAACAGGTGGCGACGACGAAATCGGGCAAATCCAAATTACGCCAGTCGATTGGCAATATCGCCGTAAAGTCAAAGAGATCATTGAAGAGCTCAAGCAACAAACGGATCAATATGCAGGGGTGGAAATAGAGTACAAGTTCCCGGATGCTGGTCCACCCGTTGAGCATGACCTAGTGATTGAGATGTCAGCGCGGATTCCTGATCAACTCGATGGCGCCGCAAAGTTAGTGAGGCAATGGGCAGACAATTACCCTGCGTTTACCAACCTGAGTGATACCTCAAGTAAAGAGGGGATCGACTGGCAAATTGATATTCGTCGTGATGATGCCTCGCGCTTTGCCGCGGATGCAACATTAGTTGGTAATACGGTTCAGTTTGTCACTAACGGCTTAAAAATTGGTGATTATCTACCCGATGACGCCACTGAAGAAGTCGATATTTTGGTGCGTTATCCGGAAGAGAAACGCGATATTGGTCGCTTTGATCAATTGCGAGTCAAAACAGCCGCAGGTCTTGTGCCTATTACTAATTTTGCCAATATTGTTCCTGAGCAGAAACAAGATACGATTCGCCGAATCGACGGACATCGCGTGATCAACATTATGGCCGACATGAAAGAGGGCTATAACCTCGCATTGGAGTTGCCAAAGATCAATGAGGCGGTTTCCAAGCTCGATCTCCCTTCGAGTGTTGAGTTTAAGATTCGTGGTCAGAATGAAGAGCAAGAAAACTCTTCTGCCTTCCTGCAAAACGCTTTCTTGGTCGCCTTGGTTGTGATGGCGCTGATCTTGATTACTCAGTTTAATAGTTTCTATCAGGCATTTTTGATTCTAAGTGCTGTTCTGTTCTCAACAGTGGGGGTATTTGTCGGCTTGCTCGTGTTCCAAAAACCGTTTGGCATCATCATGTCAGGTATTGGTGTTATTGCCCTCGCAGGGATCGTGGTTAACAACAATATCGTGTTAATTGATACCTACAATCAGCTATTAAAACGTGGGCTCGATAAACGCGAAGCAATATTGCGCACGGGTGTGCAGCGTTTAAGACCTGTGTTGTTAACCACGGTGACGACCATACTTGGTCTACTGCCTATGGTGCTTGAAATGAACATCGATCTTATCAATCAGAAGATCGAGTTTGGCGCCCCTAGTACTCAGTGGTGGTCGCAATTAGCGACAGCGGTAGCGGGTGGATTAGCCTTTGCTACTGTGTTGACCTTAGTCTTGACGCCTTGTCTGTTGATGCTTGGCAGAGTTCATAAAGTGGAAGAGCAGGCTAACCAAGTCATTGAAGCAGAATAG
- the hemL gene encoding glutamate-1-semialdehyde 2,1-aminomutase: MTKSADLFQKAQQTIPGGVNSPVRAFNGVGGAPIFVERADGPLIFDADGKAYIDYVGSWGPMILGHNHAVIREAVIDAAQRGLSFGAPTEMEIAMAELVSELVPSMEQVRMVSSGTEATMSAIRLARGYTGRDKIMKFEGCYHGHADSLLVKAGSGALTLGQPSSPGVPADFAKHTLTATFNDLDSVRELFAANKGEIACIIVEPVAGNMNCIPPVEGFHEGLRQICDEEGALLIFDEVMTGFRVALGGAQGYYNIKPDLTTLGKVIGGGMPVGAFGGRKEVMQHIAPTGPVYQAGTLSGNPVAMAAGFACLNLLKEEGNEKRLASKTKQLAEGFKALADNHNIPLVVNQVGGMFGFFFTDQESITRYEDVTKCDIERFKRFFHLMLDHGVYLAPSAFEASFTSLAHGSKEIEATLEAADRCFAIIAAEA, translated from the coding sequence ATGACCAAATCAGCTGATCTATTTCAAAAAGCACAGCAAACCATTCCTGGCGGCGTGAACTCTCCTGTACGTGCTTTTAACGGCGTTGGTGGCGCGCCAATCTTCGTAGAACGTGCCGACGGCCCATTGATTTTTGATGCTGATGGTAAAGCCTACATCGACTACGTAGGCTCTTGGGGTCCAATGATTCTTGGTCACAACCACGCAGTCATCCGTGAAGCGGTTATTGATGCAGCACAACGTGGTCTTAGCTTTGGCGCTCCGACTGAGATGGAAATTGCTATGGCTGAGCTTGTATCAGAACTTGTTCCATCAATGGAGCAAGTGCGTATGGTAAGTTCAGGTACAGAAGCGACAATGAGTGCGATTCGTCTAGCTCGTGGCTACACTGGTCGTGACAAGATTATGAAGTTTGAAGGCTGTTATCACGGTCATGCAGACAGCCTATTGGTTAAAGCTGGCTCAGGCGCATTGACTTTAGGTCAACCTAGCTCACCAGGTGTTCCTGCTGATTTTGCTAAGCACACGCTAACCGCTACATTTAACGACCTAGATTCAGTACGTGAGCTGTTTGCAGCAAACAAAGGTGAGATCGCTTGTATCATCGTAGAGCCAGTGGCAGGCAATATGAACTGTATTCCGCCAGTAGAAGGTTTCCACGAAGGACTGCGTCAAATCTGTGATGAAGAAGGCGCTCTGTTAATCTTTGATGAAGTAATGACAGGCTTCCGCGTTGCTCTAGGTGGCGCACAAGGCTACTACAACATCAAGCCAGACCTAACGACTCTAGGTAAAGTTATTGGTGGTGGTATGCCAGTTGGCGCATTCGGTGGTCGTAAAGAAGTCATGCAACATATCGCACCAACAGGTCCTGTTTACCAAGCGGGAACGCTTTCTGGTAACCCAGTAGCAATGGCTGCAGGCTTTGCATGTTTGAACCTGTTAAAAGAAGAAGGCAATGAAAAACGCCTAGCTTCAAAAACCAAGCAACTTGCAGAAGGCTTTAAAGCTTTGGCTGACAACCACAACATCCCATTAGTGGTTAACCAAGTTGGCGGTATGTTTGGCTTCTTCTTCACTGACCAAGAAAGCATTACTCGCTACGAAGACGTGACGAAATGTGATATCGAACGCTTCAAACGCTTCTTCCACCTAATGCTAGACCACGGTGTTTACCTTGCTCCATCAGCATTCGAAGCAAGCTTCACGTCACTTGCTCACGGTAGCAAAGAGATTGAAGCGACACTAGAAGCGGCAGACCGCTGCTTCGCAATTATTGCTGCAGAAGCATAA
- the rsmC gene encoding 16S rRNA (guanine(1207)-N(2))-methyltransferase RsmC, which produces MSAYIAPSQIAERQFAYFEGKHVLVAGEAEDLFPVELTKHCHSVTVFTTNYGYHRQLSAYSQVTSVFGAEFNQQTQADMVLLYWPKAKAEAEYLLAMLMAKLGKGTEIVVVGENRSGVKSIEKMFKPYGLITKYDSARRCSFYWGQCTQTPAPFELQAWFKTYQVEYQQTSLTIKSLPGVFSHGEFDIGSKLLLDTLPDLSGKVLDFGCGAGVIGSVMALLNSDIELEMCDISALAVASSKATLEANGLTAKVFASDIYSDTSNDYDFVISNPPFHAGLDTSYSATETLLAEGPKQSANQGHLYIVANSFLKYPPIIEQAYGNCETLNKTNKFAIYHAKK; this is translated from the coding sequence ATGTCTGCTTATATTGCACCAAGTCAAATCGCTGAGAGACAGTTTGCCTACTTCGAAGGTAAGCACGTTTTGGTCGCTGGAGAAGCTGAAGATCTTTTTCCCGTCGAACTTACTAAACACTGTCACTCTGTCACTGTCTTCACCACTAACTATGGTTACCATCGACAGTTGAGCGCATACTCGCAGGTGACAAGTGTCTTTGGTGCTGAATTTAATCAGCAGACTCAAGCCGATATGGTGCTGCTCTACTGGCCGAAAGCAAAAGCCGAAGCGGAATACTTACTCGCCATGCTGATGGCAAAACTTGGCAAAGGCACAGAGATCGTGGTTGTCGGGGAAAACCGTTCAGGTGTGAAAAGCATCGAGAAAATGTTTAAGCCATATGGCTTGATCACCAAATACGATTCCGCGCGTCGCTGCTCATTCTACTGGGGGCAGTGTACACAGACTCCCGCTCCGTTTGAGCTGCAAGCCTGGTTTAAAACCTATCAAGTCGAATATCAGCAAACTTCGTTGACGATTAAGAGCTTACCGGGTGTATTTAGTCATGGTGAGTTTGATATCGGTAGTAAGCTACTGCTTGATACACTACCTGACCTAAGCGGCAAGGTGCTTGATTTTGGTTGTGGTGCTGGTGTTATCGGTAGTGTGATGGCACTATTGAATTCAGATATTGAGCTAGAAATGTGCGACATCAGCGCATTAGCAGTGGCATCGAGCAAAGCAACCTTAGAAGCCAACGGGTTAACAGCTAAAGTTTTTGCCTCTGATATCTATTCTGATACCAGTAACGATTATGACTTTGTCATTAGTAATCCGCCGTTCCACGCGGGGCTTGATACTAGCTACAGCGCAACAGAAACCTTACTTGCCGAAGGTCCTAAGCAGAGCGCAAACCAAGGTCACTTGTACATTGTTGCCAATAGTTTTTTAAAGTATCCACCGATTATTGAGCAAGCTTACGGTAATTGTGAGACGCTAAATAAGACCAACAAATTCGCTATTTACCACGCGAAAAAGTAA
- a CDS encoding AI-2E family transporter produces the protein MSDKVKLTSSHWVLIVALLAAGLACFLLVEPYINSIVMAFIISLLMFPIHEWIEKRMPKHTNLASLLSCIVLTFIIVFPLLFVFAAIVQQGSAFSQNVYQWVTHGGIQTIFEHPWVVNGLSLVNTYLPFDTISPQEIAQKVAQFATSFGSNLVGISAKILGDATNFLMDFFLMLFVLFFLLRDHDKIISAIRHILPLSRSQEDKLLDEVEQVAKSAVMGSFLTAIAQGFAGGIGMWIAGFPGLFWGTMMGFASFIPVVGTALIWIPAAIYLFLIGDTTWAIFLTVWSVAIVGSIDNILRPLLMQGSAGMNTLMIFFSLLGGLHLFGLIGLIYGPIIFAVTMVLFNIYEEEFQGFLDQQDRS, from the coding sequence GTGTCAGATAAAGTCAAATTAACTTCCAGCCATTGGGTATTGATTGTTGCCTTACTTGCTGCTGGGCTTGCTTGCTTTTTGTTAGTTGAGCCTTACATCAACTCAATTGTCATGGCATTTATCATCTCACTACTGATGTTTCCTATTCATGAGTGGATAGAAAAACGCATGCCGAAGCACACCAATTTGGCGTCGCTACTCTCATGTATCGTACTCACCTTCATCATTGTTTTCCCGCTGTTGTTTGTCTTTGCAGCTATCGTTCAGCAAGGTTCGGCTTTTTCACAAAATGTCTATCAGTGGGTCACCCATGGCGGTATTCAAACGATTTTCGAACACCCTTGGGTAGTGAATGGACTATCGTTAGTCAATACTTACTTACCGTTTGATACCATTAGCCCTCAAGAAATTGCCCAAAAGGTAGCGCAATTTGCCACTTCTTTCGGCAGTAACCTAGTGGGTATCAGCGCCAAGATCTTAGGTGATGCGACTAACTTCTTAATGGACTTCTTCTTAATGTTGTTCGTGTTGTTCTTCTTACTCCGCGATCACGACAAAATCATCAGCGCAATTCGACACATTTTACCGCTGTCACGCAGCCAAGAAGACAAGCTGCTGGATGAAGTGGAACAGGTGGCTAAATCTGCTGTAATGGGCTCATTCTTAACGGCCATTGCGCAAGGCTTTGCGGGCGGTATTGGTATGTGGATTGCTGGATTCCCGGGCTTATTCTGGGGCACCATGATGGGCTTTGCTTCCTTTATCCCTGTAGTGGGAACCGCGCTAATCTGGATACCTGCCGCGATTTACTTGTTCTTAATCGGTGATACCACATGGGCTATTTTCTTAACGGTTTGGAGCGTCGCGATCGTTGGCTCGATTGATAACATACTGCGTCCACTACTAATGCAAGGCAGCGCTGGAATGAATACGTTGATGATCTTCTTCTCACTGCTTGGTGGTCTACATCTATTTGGCTTAATTGGCTTGATCTACGGTCCAATTATCTTTGCCGTCACCATGGTACTGTTCAATATCTATGAAGAAGAGTTCCAAGGCTTCCTTGATCAACAAGATCGCAGTTAG